A genomic window from Nicotiana sylvestris chromosome 11, ASM39365v2, whole genome shotgun sequence includes:
- the LOC138880953 gene encoding uncharacterized protein gives MSTIQNPPFTDEDEFLFQLQMWWYELGGDGQEWVTKYLGALTDIMKVKPHDDLITELVTFWDPVHNVFCFSDFELTPTLEEIAGYSGFDGDLRNQNLIFPKAPYVQQFFGLLNISNQIRKSNVVKGCCSFNFLYSRFGKPNEFEIHEKVLTNKQNKDTWQIHRRFAFIVAFLGIMVFPNKERTIDIRIARVIQVLTTKEHHTLAPIILSDIYRALTLCKSGAKFFEGCNILLQMWLTEHLRHHPKFMQYGPSKDNFIESYEERIKDYKSPEGVEAWISHLRSLMASQLQQMKKASEAPVRSWKDQRIIANLMEKIQDYDSILTKSEKALDKSKEKIIQLNKEDKSSKERQVMRFEEEMAQLKREGPWIHLEAQLHVQLEEMRRYNRERQHADIDRERAQARLDQARLRAQLESALDREGHIRDIATTRQQ, from the exons ATGAGCACTATCCAGAACCCACCATTCACAGATGAagacgagtttctatttcagcttcagatgtggtggtatgaattaggaggagatggtcagGAATGGGTCACCAAGTATTTGGGAGCTCtgacagatattatgaaagttaaaccacacGATGATTTGATTACGGAACTAGTGAcattttgggaccctgttcacaatgtcttttgcttctctgatttcgagcttactcccactttagaagaaatagctggatattccggttttgacggagatttgagaaaccagaatcttattTTCCCAAAAGCTCCATATGTACAACaattctttggtcttctgaatatcagtaatcaaatcagaaaaagcaatgttgtcaaagggtgttgttctttcaatttcctaTATTCAAGATTCGGAAAGCCAAATgagtttgaaattcatgaaaaggtccttactaacaaacaaaacaaggacacctggcagattcaccgtcgttTCGCTTTCAtagtggcttttctgggaatcatggtcttcccaaacaaagagcggacgattgatattcgcatagccagagtcatacaagtcctcactaccaaggaacatcacactcttgccccgatcattctctcagacatttatcgggcgttgactttgtgtaagtccggggcaaaattcttcgaagggtgcaatattttgttgcaaatgtggttgactgaacatctccgacatcaccccaagttcatgcagtatggtccaagcaaggacaatttcatcgagagttatgaagaaagaataaaagattataaatctccagaaggggtggaagcctggatatcccatttaagatctttaatggcaagtcaa cttcaacagatgaagaaagcctccGAAGCGCCAGtaagaagttggaaagatcagagAATCATTGCCAATCTAATGGAAAAAAttcaagattatgactccatcttgacaaagaGTGAAAAAGCGTTAGACAAAtctaaggaaaaaatcatacaaTTAAATAAGGAGGACAAATctagtaaggaacgccaagtaatgaggtttgaagaagaaatggctcaattaAAGAGAGAAGGACCATGGATACATTTAGAAGCTCAACTCCATGTACAGTtagaagaaatgagaaggtacaatagagaacgtCAGCATGCAGATATTGATAGggaaagagcacaggcaagactcgatcaggccagacttcgcGCTCAATTGGAGTCGGCTTTAGATCGCGAGGgccacataagagatatagccaccactcgccaacagtaG